TTCGGCTACCTCATCCTCCGCCGCGCGACTCCGCGGGGCTGACTCCCGACACGACGTCAGCGGAGAGCGGGTCTCGCGTCCCCTGGTGGACGAGACCCGCTCTCGACTGATGTCGTGCAGGAGATTCCCGCCCATTCACGCTCCTGCCGACGATGACGACACAAGACCCTTCCGCCCCGCTCCCGGTGCTGCCAGCGTTGCCTCATGGCCGCATCCGAGATCACCACCGCCGCCCAGCACGTCTGGGCCTCCCGCGACGACGCTCCCCTCGACCCCGACACCCTCGAGACCATCGACGCCTGGTGGCGCGCCGCCAACTACCTCGCCGTCGGCCAGATCTACCTGCTCGCGAACCCCTTGCTGCGGACGCCGCTCAGCCGCGACGACATCAAGCCCCGCCTCCTCGGCCACTGGGGCACGACGCCCGGCCTGAACCTGATCTACGCGCACCTCAACCGAGCGATCCGTGAGCGCAGCCAGCCGACCCTCTACATCACCGGTCCCGGCCACGGTGGCCCGGGCATGGTCGCCAACGCCTACCTCGACGGCACCTACAGCGAGATCTACTCGCACATCGACGAGACCGAGGACGGCCTGCGCCGCCTCTTCCGCCAGTTCAGCTTCCCCGGCGGCATCCCGAGCCACGCGGCCCCCGAGACACCCGGCAGCATCCACGAGGGCGGCGAGCTCGGCTATGCGCTGAGCCACGCGTACGGAGCCGCCTTCGACAACCCCGACCTGCTCGTCGCCGCGGTCGTCGGCGACGGGGAGGCCGAGACCGGGCCGCTCGCCACCAGCTGGCACTCGAACAAGTTCGTGAACCCCGCGACCGACGGCGTGGTGCTGCCGATCCTGCATCTCAACGGCTGGAAGATCGCGAACCCGACGATCCTCGCCCGCATCCCCCAGGAGGAGCTCGAGAGCCTCCTCCGCGGCTACGGCCACGAGCCGTTCCTCGTCGAGGGCGGCTTCGACGGCGAGGACCCGATGCGCGTGCACGAGCGCTTCGCCGCCGTCCTCGACACGGTGCTCGACCGCATCGCCGCGATCAAGAAGCGCGCGGCCGAGGGCGACCTCACCCGCCCGGCCTGGCCGATGATCATCCTGAAGACCCCCAAGGGCTGGACCTGCCCCGCCGAGATCGACGGCGTCCAGGTCGAGGGCACCTACCGCGCCCACCAGGTCCCGCTGGCCAACGCCCGCGACACGGAGGCGCACACCCGCCTCCTCGAGGAGTGGCTGCGGTCGTACCGCCCCGACGAGCTCTTCACGGCCGACGGAGGCGTCTCCGACCGCGTCCGCTCGCTCGCTCCCGAGGGTGAGCTGCGGATGAGCGCCACGCCGCACGCCAACGGCGGTCTGCTGCGACAGACCCTCCGCCTTCCCGACTTCCGGAAGTACGAGGTCGTCGTCGAGCAGCCCGGCGGCACCATCGCCGAGGCCACCAAGGTCCTGGGCGAGTGGCTGGCCGACGTGATCCGCGCCAATCCCACCAACTTCCGCATCTTCGGGCCGGACGAGGTCGCGAGCAACCGCCTGCAGAGCGTCTACGCCGCCACCGACAAGCAGTGGGACGCCGAGCTCAGCCCGCTCGACGACCACCTCGCCCGCGCCGGCCGGGTGATGGAGGTGCTCTCGGAGCACCAGTGCCAGGGCTGGCTCGAGGGCTACCTGCTGACCGGCCGCCACGGGCTCTTCACCTGCTACGAGGCGTTCATCCACATCATCGACTCGATGTTCAACCAGCACGCCAAGTGGCTGAACGGCACCCGCGAGATCGAGTGGCGCCGCCCGATCGCGAGCCTCAACTACCTGCTCTCGAGCCACGTCTGGCGCCAGGACCACAACGGCTTCAGCCACCAGGACCCCGGCTTCATCGACCACGTCGTCAACAAGAAGCCCGAGGTGGTGCGCGTCTACCTGCCGTTCGACGCCAACACCCTGCTCTCGGTCTACGACCACTGCCTCCGCAGCGTCGACTACGTCAACGTCGTCGTCGCCGGCAAGCAGCCCGCCCCCGCCTGGCTCACCATGGCGGAGGCGGTCGCCCACTGCACCCGCGGTCTCGGCATCCTCGAGTGGGCCAGCAACGAGCGCCGGGGAGAGTCTCCGGACGTCGTCGTCGCCTGCGCGGGCGACGTGCCCACCCTCGAGGCCCTCGCCGCCGTGAGCATCCTCCGCGAGAAGCTCCCGGACCTGGCGATCCGCACCGTCAACGTCGTCGACCTGATGCGCCTGATGTCCGAGTCCGAGCACCCGCACGGACTCTCCGACCGCGAGTTCGACGCGATCTTCACGCCCGACCGCCCCGTGATCTTCGCCTACCACGGCTACCCGTGGCTGATCCACCGCCTCACGTACAAGAGGACGGGCCACCAGAACCTGCACGTCCGCGGCTACAAGGAGAACGGGACGACGACCACTCCGTTCGACATGGTGATGCTCAACGACCTCGACCGCTACTCGCTGGTCATCGACGTCATCGACCGCACTCCGGGGCTCGGCGCGAAGGCCGCCGGTCTCCGCCAGGAGATGCAGGACGCCCGCATCCGCGCCCGCGCCTACACCCGCGAGTTCGGCGAGGACCTCCCCGAGGTCGCCAACTGGACCTGGGCCGGCGAGCGCTCCGGCAACGCGAGCGATGCCACCGGAGGCGACAACGAGTGACGCGGCGCGTCACCTCATGGAAGGGGAATCAGGCGGCTGAGGCCACCAGGTAGTCGTCCCACTCCGGCTGCGTGCGCTCCGCCCCGCGCACCAGCCAGGAGCCGGCCCGCGGCACCCGCGGCACCGTGCGCAGCCGCCACCCCATCTCGAGCGGCGTGCGGTTGCTCTTGACGTTGTTGCAGCGGTGGCAGCAGGCCACGAGGTTCTCCCAGGTGTCCCGTCCGCCGCGCGACTTGGGCTGGATGTGGTCGATCGTGTTCGCGTGCGATCCGCAGTACCCGCAGCGGTGGTTGTCGCGCCGCAGCACCCCGCGGCGCGAGACCGGCACCGTCCGCGAGTTCGGGATGCGCACGTAGCGCGTCAGCAGGATCACGGAGGGTCGCACGTAGTCTCCGGCCGCCCCGTGCACCGGATTCTCGTCGTCGGCCGCGATGATCGTCGCCTTCTCGGTCATCAGCAGGACGAGCGCCCGCTTGAACGACACGACCGCGAGCGGCTCGTATCCGGCGTTGAGAACCAAAGTGCGCATCACTGACCTCCGGGCTGTCGCACTCGGCCCCGCTCCCCCGCGGCGGACGCGAAAAAGGGCGCCGTCGTCATGACAGCGCCCTTCGAGTCCATCGCGCGCAGGCGCGTGACGTCGTGGTGTCGTATCCGCGTGTCGGCGGAGTGCACCGCGGCGGAGAGGATCCCCGCCCGGATCGAGTCGGTCCGCCGCACGCGCCAACGCAGCCCCACGCAGTGGTGCCCGTTCCGCTCGGCCATCCGGCACTCCGTCCCTCGACGAACCGGTCCGCTCGCCACGAGCGGACTGGGGTTCAGATTAACCCTTCACGCCCCGAACACCAGAGGAACTCCCGGATTCGTTACCCGCAGTTCACACCGGGAGACCGCCGCCGAAACGCGTCGAGCCCGCCCCGGAGTGCGGGACGGGCTCGACGAGCTTCAGAGGAGGATCAGCCGGGGATGCGGACGATGCTGTAGTCCGACGTCCAGATCGGCTGCACCCGGACGCTCGCGCCCTCGTAGGGCGCGTGCAGGATGTTGCCGTTGCCGGCGTAGAAGCCGTCGTGCCCGTCCATGATGACGAGGTCGCCGGGCTGCGCCTCCGCGAGCGAGACCGGGGTGCCCATGGCACCCTGAGCGGTCGACGAGTGCGGCATCGAGATGCCGTACTGAGCGAAGACGTACATCACGAAGCCGGAGCAGTCGAAGCCGCTCGGGTCGGCGCCGCCGAAGACGTAGGGCACGCCCTGGTACTGCATCGCCGTGCCGAAGACGGCGGAGAGGCTGTAGCCGGTGGTCGGCGCCGATGCGGCGAGCTCGCTGGCCGAGGCGCCCTCGTAGGAGTTGAACTCCTCGGCGGTCTCGGCGCGGGCGGCGGCGACGTCGGTCGTGTCCGCGACCGGCTCGACCACGGGCTCCGGCTCGGGCGGCGGAGGAGCCGCCTCGGCCGAGAAGCCGTCGCGGGCGATCGCGGCGAGCACGACGCTCCCGGCGACGTCGACGCTCTGCGCGTCACCCTGTCGCAGAAGGTCGGCCTTCGAGGCGGCGAACAGCCCGTCGTCCTCGCTGCCGGGCGAGAAGGCGTAGGCGGGGAGGGCCATCGTCGCCACAAGCGCGCCGGCGAAGCCGACGATCGCGATCTTGCCGAGCTTCCGGCCGCGGCGCTTGCGGGGCGCTCCGAGCGGAGTCGGGACGAAGTCGGTGACATCGCCCTGGCGCGCAGGGGCGACCGGGACCGCACGGCGGGCGGCGGGCGCCTCGTCGTGGAACCGGGCCCTGATGACGGGCGGCTGGTTCTCGAACGAGGCGGCGTTGCGGTCGGGGTGGGTGGATCGGAACCGGTCGGGTGTTCCGGATGAGGTGTTCTGGGGCAAGGGGGAGGTCCTCCGACGTCCCGTCAGCCCAGGCAGCTGTCCCGTCTCATGCACGAAGCATCGAAGTTCACAGAGGTCCGAGACGGGCGAGGGGGCGTCGGACTCCGCGCCCGGCGTCCGGGGTTCGGGCGACGGGCTCCCCAGAGCGTAAGCGACCGTTACCGATTTGTCACCATTCGGCGCAGACGATCTCCGCGCGGATGATGCGGTCGCCTCCGTCGATCCGGTAGGGCGGCCGGATCGTGCAGACGTCAGACGACGACGAAGATGTGCGCCGCGACCTCGTTCGGCAGCTCGATGCCGGCTTCGACGTCGTCGATGCGCACGAGCACGTAGCCGCTGAGCGCCGAGAACTCGCCCTCGGCGCCGGGGACGACGCCGGCCTGCTTGAGCTGCAGCAGGAGCTCCGGGTCGACCTGCGCCGGCTCGCCCAGGCGGCGGACGACGCCGCGCTTGGGCTCCGCCGACCCCGCGACGAAGCGCGGCAGGCTGATGACGCCGTCGGCGAAGCGCGACGCGGGAGAGTCTCCGAGCTCGTCGAGCCCCGGGATCGGGTTGCCGTACGGCGACTCCGTGGG
The genomic region above belongs to Rathayibacter sp. VKM Ac-2759 and contains:
- a CDS encoding C40 family peptidase; translated protein: MPQNTSSGTPDRFRSTHPDRNAASFENQPPVIRARFHDEAPAARRAVPVAPARQGDVTDFVPTPLGAPRKRRGRKLGKIAIVGFAGALVATMALPAYAFSPGSEDDGLFAASKADLLRQGDAQSVDVAGSVVLAAIARDGFSAEAAPPPPEPEPVVEPVADTTDVAAARAETAEEFNSYEGASASELAASAPTTGYSLSAVFGTAMQYQGVPYVFGGADPSGFDCSGFVMYVFAQYGISMPHSSTAQGAMGTPVSLAEAQPGDLVIMDGHDGFYAGNGNILHAPYEGASVRVQPIWTSDYSIVRIPG
- a CDS encoding HNH endonuclease, coding for MRTLVLNAGYEPLAVVSFKRALVLLMTEKATIIAADDENPVHGAAGDYVRPSVILLTRYVRIPNSRTVPVSRRGVLRRDNHRCGYCGSHANTIDHIQPKSRGGRDTWENLVACCHRCNNVKSNRTPLEMGWRLRTVPRVPRAGSWLVRGAERTQPEWDDYLVASAA
- a CDS encoding phosphoketolase family protein; its protein translation is MAASEITTAAQHVWASRDDAPLDPDTLETIDAWWRAANYLAVGQIYLLANPLLRTPLSRDDIKPRLLGHWGTTPGLNLIYAHLNRAIRERSQPTLYITGPGHGGPGMVANAYLDGTYSEIYSHIDETEDGLRRLFRQFSFPGGIPSHAAPETPGSIHEGGELGYALSHAYGAAFDNPDLLVAAVVGDGEAETGPLATSWHSNKFVNPATDGVVLPILHLNGWKIANPTILARIPQEELESLLRGYGHEPFLVEGGFDGEDPMRVHERFAAVLDTVLDRIAAIKKRAAEGDLTRPAWPMIILKTPKGWTCPAEIDGVQVEGTYRAHQVPLANARDTEAHTRLLEEWLRSYRPDELFTADGGVSDRVRSLAPEGELRMSATPHANGGLLRQTLRLPDFRKYEVVVEQPGGTIAEATKVLGEWLADVIRANPTNFRIFGPDEVASNRLQSVYAATDKQWDAELSPLDDHLARAGRVMEVLSEHQCQGWLEGYLLTGRHGLFTCYEAFIHIIDSMFNQHAKWLNGTREIEWRRPIASLNYLLSSHVWRQDHNGFSHQDPGFIDHVVNKKPEVVRVYLPFDANTLLSVYDHCLRSVDYVNVVVAGKQPAPAWLTMAEAVAHCTRGLGILEWASNERRGESPDVVVACAGDVPTLEALAAVSILREKLPDLAIRTVNVVDLMRLMSESEHPHGLSDREFDAIFTPDRPVIFAYHGYPWLIHRLTYKRTGHQNLHVRGYKENGTTTTPFDMVMLNDLDRYSLVIDVIDRTPGLGAKAAGLRQEMQDARIRARAYTREFGEDLPEVANWTWAGERSGNASDATGGDNE